The genomic stretch TCTGGCGGCGCCTCGCGACCGACATGACATCGCCAGTCGCTGCGCTCGCGTCCGGCGAGCTGCGGATCGACGGCGACCCGTTGGGCTTCGAGGCCTTCACCAGCCGCTTCCGCCGCGGGCTCTGAGCGCCCGCGCCACGTCTCCCTCGGGGCGCTCGCCCTCGTACGCTCAGGGCGGTGGGACGTGCTCGTCCTCTGGCCGGACGTCCGCGGGGCGGCGTGCGCGGGAGGTGCGACGACGACGGCGCGCTTGCTCGGCGTCGACCGCGTCGGGGTGCTCTTCGCGATCCTCGTCGGACGCGTCCGCATCCTCGTCCACTTCCTGCCCACGATGGCGCACGCGGTGGAGCGCGCTCCGAGCGAGACGCGCCACCGAGCGCGTGGCGCCCGTCACGAACAGATAGAGCACGCGCTCTTCCACGCCGGTGCGCGCGTAGATGGTGGTGCTCGCAGGGTCGGTATCGACCGAGAGGGCCGACCCGCGCCCGCGAGACCCGGCGAGGCCCAGCGTCAGGTGGTAGGCACCCACGTGCACACCCAAGCCGAAGGACGCGCCGTAGTGATGCACGCGCTCCAGGCGATAGGTGCTGGTGTTGTCCGGTACGCGCGGCGCGGCGCTGCGGTTGGTGAAGGCCCCCACGCGCCAGGTCACCCCGTCGCGCATGACCCACTCGGCGCCGAGCGCCATGTCGAAGGTCGTGCGACGCGCCGTGTCGAACGACATGAAGAGCGCCCGCTGCATGGCTCCCGCGTCGACCTCCGGGAGGAGCGCACGAGAGCGCACGCGACCGTGCAGCGACGCGTCGAAGGCCAACGTGAGGGAGTCGTTCACGTGGCCCCCGACGCCCAGACGGATCATCCACGGGATGGGCATGCGTACGTCCATGCCGCGCTGCTCGACCGGCTCGAAGTACGTGGTGGTCACGCCGGTACCCGAGTCGGCGATGGCGATGGCCGTCTGTTGCGACAGCGAAGCGCGCCCCTTGAGCGGGATGGCGGGCGGCTGGAACGTGAGCCCGAACGACACGTGCTGGTTCGGTCGATAGAAGAAGCCGATGCGCGGCAACACGCCGAAGCTGCGCCCCGCGATACGCGTGATGGCCGAGAAATGCGACACCTCGCTGAAGCCCCCGTCCGGCGTGGGGACGCCGCCCCCGGCCACGAAGAGCGTCTCGCGATGACTCATGCGCTGCGTGGCGAGGAACGCCGTGATCCCGAACGCGATGGTGTGCGACAGGTGCAGCGCATAGCTCAGGCCGTAGAGCGTGAGCCGATAGTTGTGGTCCACACGCGCCGTGGACGGAATGCCCGTTTCCGGGTTCATCAGGTCCACGCGGAGCGACACGTCCGCGGTGGCCGGGTAGAGCGTGCTGAACGCGATGGCGTGCCGCTTGAGGCCGTCGGCGCCGTGAGGACCGAAGCGCAGGAGGGCCGCAGAGAACACGGGCAGCGAGCGCGAGCCGCTCTGCGTGAGGTCGGCCACCGAGCCGGGACCCCGGACCCCCGCGCGCACGCGCGTTCGCTCGAAGGCGGTGAGTCCCAAGCTGGCAGAGAAGCTCCGGTTGGGGAGCTCCGCGAGCGCGCCCGGGTTGTAGAAGGTGCTGGACGTGTCGGCCGCCAAGCCGGTGGCCGCGCCGCCCATCCCAAACGCACGGTCACCGATGAGCACGCTCTGATAGTGCGTGTCGTCGGCCCGCGCGGTGGAGCCCGGCGCGATCGCGATCACGAGCGCAGCGCACGCGGCCACGAGCAGCCGCGACGCGCGTTGGTCCACCCCGGTCGTCACCCGAGGCGCACCGTCAGTCGCTGAAGAGCGACTCCACATCGGCCTTGGTGAGCCCCTTGAGCGGGCTGCCCTCGGAGGACAGCACGTTGCTGACCAGCTCCCGCTTCTTGGCGGACAGGTCGAGGATCTTCTCCTCCACCGTGCCGGCCGCGATGAGGCGGTAGACGGTGACGACCTTGTCCTGCCCGATGCGGTGCGCGCGGTCGGTGGCCTGGTCCTCGACGGCCGGGTTCCACCACGGGTCGAAGTGCACGACCGTGTCGGCGCCCGTCAGGTTGAGGCCCGTGCCACCCGCCTTGAGCGAGATGAGGAAGACCGGGACGTCGTTGCTGGCGTTGAAGCGGTCCACGCGCTCCATGCGGTCGTCCGTCGAACCGTCCAGGTACTCGTACTTGACCCCGTCGGCGTCGAGCGCCGCGCGGATGAGCTGGAGCATCTGTACGAACTGGCTGAACACCAGCACGCGGTGGTCGCCCGCCACGGCCTCGCTGATGATCTCGCGCAGGGCGCCCAGCTTGCCGCTGTCCATGTCCGAGAACTCTTGGTCCTCCAGCTTCATGAGGCGCGGGTCGCAGGCCACCTGTCGCAGGCGCGTGAGGGCGGCGAGGATCTGGATGTGCGTCTTGCCGACGCCCTTGCTCTCCACCTCGCTCAGCACGCTCTTGCGCACCTGCTCGAGGATCTGCTTGTAGAGACCCTGCTGCGAGTCGGCCAGCGGCACCACGATCTCCTGCTCGATCTTCTCGGGCAGGTCCACGGCCACGTCCTTCTTGAGGCGTCGCAGCACGAAGGGCTGGATGGTGTTGCGCAGCTTGCGCGCCGTCTCTTCGTCACCCCGGTCGATGGGCCGCGCAACCTTCTCCTCGAAGGTCTTGAGCTGCCCGAGCAGGCCCGGGGACACGAAGTCGAAGATGCTCCAGAGCTCGCTCAGGCGGTTCTCGATGGGCGTACCCGTGAGGGCCAAGCGCCGCTCGCTGTGGAGCTTCTTGGCGGCCCGCGCCGTCTGACTGAGGGGA from Sandaracinaceae bacterium encodes the following:
- a CDS encoding outer membrane protein transport protein — its product is MTTGVDQRASRLLVAACAALVIAIAPGSTARADDTHYQSVLIGDRAFGMGGAATGLAADTSSTFYNPGALAELPNRSFSASLGLTAFERTRVRAGVRGPGSVADLTQSGSRSLPVFSAALLRFGPHGADGLKRHAIAFSTLYPATADVSLRVDLMNPETGIPSTARVDHNYRLTLYGLSYALHLSHTIAFGITAFLATQRMSHRETLFVAGGGVPTPDGGFSEVSHFSAITRIAGRSFGVLPRIGFFYRPNQHVSFGLTFQPPAIPLKGRASLSQQTAIAIADSGTGVTTTYFEPVEQRGMDVRMPIPWMIRLGVGGHVNDSLTLAFDASLHGRVRSRALLPEVDAGAMQRALFMSFDTARRTTFDMALGAEWVMRDGVTWRVGAFTNRSAAPRVPDNTSTYRLERVHHYGASFGLGVHVGAYHLTLGLAGSRGRGSALSVDTDPASTTIYARTGVEERVLYLFVTGATRSVARLARSALHRVRHRGQEVDEDADASDEDREEHPDAVDAEQARRRRRTSRARRPADVRPEDEHVPPP